GCCGCGCCCGTGCGGACCTCGCCGCGGAACTCCTCGACCAGCCGGGAGACATAGGCGCGGCTTCCGCCTTCGACTGTGCGCCACCGGCCGCGGCCCAGGAACTGCATCATGCCGTGGTTCTGGAAGAAGCGGATTAGCGAGGCGGCCGGGAATGCGCCGACTCGCGAGAGCGGCGTCGACCAGATGGCGGCCGCCTGAGGCAAAATATGATCGTTCCGGAACGCCTCCCCGTAGCCGCCCTCGCGCAGGTAGTCGTCAAGCGAGGTCAGCGGGCCTTCCAGCGCCGCGAAGTCCTTTGGGCTTTCCCTGTAGAACCGGGCGATGTCGCGCAGCATGCCCCAGAAACGTGCGCTGAAGAGGTTGCGGGTCTGAGCGAAAACACCGCGGGCTCCATAGCTGGAATATTCGAACGCGCCGCTGTCGAGGCTGATGCTGAGCGACATATCCGCAGGCCGGCTGGCCACATTCAGGTGGTCCAAGAGTGCGGTGAAGTTTGGGTAGTTGGCCTCGTTGTAGACGATGAAGCCGGTGTCCACGGGCACAGGGCCATTGCGGCCGGGCGCCTCGGCGGTGTCGGCATGGCCACCCAGGCGCTGATCGGCCTCGAACAGCGTCACCCGGTGTCGTTGCGAGAGCAGCCAAGCCGCCGAGAGGCCAGCGATCCCGCCGCCGACGACGGCGATATTCAGCGGCCTAGCACCCAGATCCATCTCAACCCCTGTTTTCGCCTCCGCAGCCGACCGACTGCCGTTTCCGAAGCTACGGCGGAGCCCGGCCGGTGGATGCATCCGCCTGTCCGGCTCCACCGTAACGCCTTCAGGAGACAGATCGTGCTGATGCCGCTCGCCTATATATTGGCCGTCTTGATGCTGATGAGCT
This is a stretch of genomic DNA from Phenylobacterium immobile (ATCC 35973). It encodes these proteins:
- a CDS encoding NAD(P)/FAD-dependent oxidoreductase, which produces MDLGARPLNIAVVGGGIAGLSAAWLLSQRHRVTLFEADQRLGGHADTAEAPGRNGPVPVDTGFIVYNEANYPNFTALLDHLNVASRPADMSLSISLDSGAFEYSSYGARGVFAQTRNLFSARFWGMLRDIARFYRESPKDFAALEGPLTSLDDYLREGGYGEAFRNDHILPQAAAIWSTPLSRVGAFPAASLIRFFQNHGMMQFLGRGRWRTVEGGSRAYVSRLVEEFRGEVRTGAAVAAIHRDADGVTLKRADGQTHGFDEVVIATHADQARMMLARPSADEIRLLETIRYSANTVVLHTDARLMPRRRRAWASWNHIGARNRPDDGCVTYWMNRLQGLEGADKDILVTLNPITRPAPETIIRSRDYHHPMFDAAAIAAQRQLWSLQGRNRTWFCGSYFGHGFHEDGLQSGLGVAEALGGVRRPWTVENESARIHLQPQTQAA